One genomic region from Haloprofundus salinisoli encodes:
- a CDS encoding GNAT family N-acetyltransferase: protein MEYRVLGWPADGPTLRLDYRQFSYAGKFVMSNTGKAVVRVDDETLAEEARGAADEDEFDRDVLAAVAFNEDRTDPGTLWIRYVTVREDRRGDGLGPGLVAFLAERVKERGFHRLRIAVNNPFAYEALYKAGFAYTGRQTGLAELVLARELGGESGGDADHGDRGRYQSGLDVYRERELGDDERTFLESRADADPPERIDAPGRADV, encoded by the coding sequence ATGGAGTACCGCGTGCTCGGCTGGCCGGCGGACGGGCCGACGCTGCGCCTCGACTACCGACAGTTCAGCTACGCCGGGAAGTTCGTCATGTCGAACACGGGGAAAGCGGTCGTCCGCGTCGACGACGAGACACTGGCCGAGGAAGCGCGAGGAGCGGCCGACGAAGACGAGTTCGACCGCGACGTGCTCGCCGCCGTCGCGTTCAACGAGGACCGGACCGACCCCGGTACGCTCTGGATTCGCTACGTCACCGTGCGCGAGGACCGCCGCGGCGACGGGCTCGGTCCGGGGCTCGTCGCGTTTCTCGCGGAGCGGGTGAAGGAGCGGGGTTTCCACCGCCTCCGAATCGCCGTCAACAACCCGTTCGCCTATGAGGCGCTGTACAAAGCGGGATTCGCGTACACGGGTCGACAGACCGGACTGGCGGAGTTGGTGTTGGCGCGCGAGTTGGGCGGCGAGAGCGGCGGAGATGCGGACCACGGCGACCGCGGCCGCTACCAGTCCGGGCTGGACGTCTATCGAGAGCGCGAACTCGGCGACGACGAGCGGACGTTTCT